From the genome of Triticum aestivum cultivar Chinese Spring chromosome 1A, IWGSC CS RefSeq v2.1, whole genome shotgun sequence:
CCTACGTGTGCCACAGGATTATTTAATGTAAGGTGTCCAAGTACATGAATCAGAATAGGCAATTGGTCCTGGGTTTTAGTATGACAGTGATACCGTGTGTTTGCTTCAACTAATCATGGAGAAAATGGGCCAACATGTTGGCTCATCACCGTCTTATCCAACATCAGCCACGGCTCtgccatattatatatatatattaataacaCGTAAATTCTCCTACAGGACcaattttctttctttctatttgCAGGGGAAAGAACTAAATCTCCTACAATaccatttttctttctttctatttgCAGGGGAAAGAATACTCCCTCTGATTCATATTACTTGTTGCTGACCAAAAGGAGTACATTGTTCTCTGCACATTAAAAAAAACTAGGAGGAAATTACTTTACAATTTGTGTATATTTTTTCAACGTTAAGCTCCAGCAACATACTAACAGTAAAACTCTGAACTTGCGCATACCATATACCAAAACCTGGGAGGCAACGTCAAACACAAATACGCGATGAAAATTTAAGTGCCTTACTAGCCGAGAAGGTAGGAGAACGAAAAACTCTAGAAAATAATAGCATAAAAACATAGGAAACTAACTTGCTGGGGTGTGATCTAGATGTATCCGATTCGGACACAGAAAAACACCCTGCTAACATGCAAATGTGCATAGATTGATCAAGTGAGGAAACCTAGATTACACAATAGTCATACAACAAAACAGATACAGTTGCTCAGCAGTTTACAGCAAGATTCGAGCTCGCGAGTACTCGAATCAAGAGGCCACAACATTTTCAGGCCAAGGTGTTCCATCTCTAACACTAGGTAAAAACAAATAGCGCCCACTGGTAAAAGTTCGTCATGACTGCTTGTGAAGTTTGAAGCCAAAAACCCTTGGGACGTATTGCTGTGATGGCTTCTGTGGCTTCAGGTGTGGGTATGTCATCAAGAAGAGATGAGGAAATGTCGTACCAAAGTATGCTCCATCAATGTCTTGGCTGAGTCAAGGATGCAACAGCGGTACAATATTTGGTTCTAGTATAACCGTAACCACCAAACACATGTATGAATATGTAACACAAACTACTAAAAGGTCCAAAATGCAGGATGAAATAAAGTTGAATCATGTTTAGTGTGGACCACAAATTACTACCTAAACCTTTTTCTATACGGTTATATCACTGTACTGTTGCGATGGAGAAACCATAATGGCATTTCACTATTATAGGGCTGTATATTTCAGTGGTTTCAGATTTTACATAATGTGGAAATGACAATTTGATAAGAAACCGCATGGGATGGGACACGCAAGAATCTTATCACAGGTGGATGGAAACATCTTAGCTAAAATTCCCATGAAACAGCATCAGAGTTACATAAGAAATCATAATTTGTGAAGACCTTGTTTAATGGGCCACGCAAGTTAATACTCTTACGATGGATGGATATATTagtatattactccctccgatcaGAATTAATTGACGCAGCCTCTATACATCGTCCATTTTACATTGTACAGACGCTGCATCAATTAATtcagatcggagggagtactaataaTTTGAGCAGAGTGAAAAATCCAAAGGATACTGCCTTGGTACTTGGACCTTGGATAGTGTAAATCTTCACATTTTGGACAAAACACCTTCACTGTGCTTGACCTAGGAATGTCTGATTGCCCTGCTGGAAGACAGGGTTGACCACAGCAGTATACTCGAGGGCATCTGCCAAAATCATAGTTCTTGAACTTTTCTAACTGCAACAAATGAAAATGTAGTAATTCAGTACATAAGGTAAGAAAGAATTGTATCTTGACGCATAGATTAAAACAAGCATTACCATTGCAGCTAGACCCTTGCTGGTTAAGATGTACCGTGCATGAATTAAACCATACAGCATCTCTGCAGATGACTCAATTAATTCATTTTGCTCCTCAGTGAATACATCACCTGCACAAAAATGGCCCCACTTAGATGAATTCAATAGTAAACCTGAACAGTACCTTCTGTGGATACTAGAGTGCAGGATGAATATACACAGGTTGCTGGAAATTTGCTTCTAAATGAAATGAAATTGATGAGCATAAAAAAATATGTTATTAAAAAAATAATTATGTGATCTGAAAATACAAATAATAGATGATAAATTCAGAAAGGAAAAAATCCACTTTATAACCCTAAACTTGGAGAAAGTTCAGTTTTCAACCTGAACTCTAAAACCGTTTGAATTGCTACTGCAAATTACTGAAATAGCACACTTTTCACCCTTGGACGGTTTCACTTTTTTTTTTGGGTAACATGGATGCCACATGTCGTCCACACCATTGGCATGTCACCACCATGAACACACACTAAAGACACAAGCAATTCTAAAACAAACTATACCATCCGGATTAAAAACTTTCACAAAAAGATATACCAGAATTGTACAAACAGATAAAATAATGGAATTTGATGACATGCAGCAACGTGACATTGAGGTTGCATCTGCGTGGCTTCCACATCAGTCAAAACCACCGCTGTGAAACCGCTTGAGCTTTAAGTGGACAGTTTCAATAGTTCAAGGTTGCATTTAAAGCGCTTTTAGAGTTCAAGGTTGAAAAGTGGAAAATTTTCCAAACAGAAATAACATGTCAATTGTATTACACCATTACTGGTGTATTTAGTATTTACAGTAAAAAAAGGTAGCTTCTTAAGAAGAAACAATCTCACCATTAGAAGACTCAATGTCTAGGATGAGATCAAGTGCATAATCATAATATGGCACCTGACTGCTTAGGCCACAGAGATTGAAATCATCCTGTATATAATCATCATCAATCTCACAGAAGAATTCATTGCCTCGCAAGCTACAGAACCATGAAATCCAAGATGTATCCTCTCCTTCAGAACCACTAACATCAGAATCTTCACTGTCAGTTTCGAATTCCTCTGCAGTGCCAAAATAAGAAGGTTAGAGGAGTCTACATAGTAAAAAATGATATTTATCTTTTCCTACTTATAAAGATTGGAGTTGAAGGTGAGTTTACACGTGGAATCAACAACCTTCATCAATAAACAAATGCACCCCTATCCACATGTATGGACTAACAACCTTCaagagacaaaaacaaacaaatgtACTTTTACTAACATGTGAAACCTAACAAATACAAACAAGTACACTACGAATTTCAGGTGAGACCaacacatatactccctccgtaactaAATATAAGACATCTTTTGACACTGTCACAGTGTCAAAAAACTgtcttatattaagttacagagGTAGTAGAAGACACAAATAACAAATGTAGAAATGCGACTCCAACTCAAACTTATGCTCTTATTTTCCGTTTCTCTTCCCAACCAAGTTCTTCCAGTTCTGTATCACAGAACAAGAGTGAATAAACTGTGATTCCAAAGCGACGATAGACCTTGTCTTCCTACCCGATCCATGATCTTGTGCAGACAACTTACTAATGCCTATTCTCATATGTTTCAACATTCGGATGTTATTATGTCTTGCAAAGGACCTACTGTGACCACTTAAGATTCTTCAATTCACGTTTCATGATCTTTCATTGTATTTTCTCTCTTTTAAACCGTGAACCGCACGCAAAGGCCGCAGGACACCAATGTATTTTAACGACTTTCTAAGCCAGTGACCTAACTCCTCATATTTTATAGTTTCATAGCAACGCATGAGCATTGTGCTAGTAATCACAACTATTCCAGTAAAGCGACATCCTGACAAACACTACAAAAATCCATGTGGCTCACAAAAGTAAAAACGCATGATATTCTACAGATTAAAAAAACACAAAGAACATCACTATAGCGATAAAGCGAAGAGAAAAAAATCTCTTATTGAGTTACTCCACATAATTTTGAATTTATAGTGTTCGATACGCCTAAGGGTGTCTAGGGCAAGGCTAAGGTGTTCAATCGTCAAACAACACAAGACTAAACAGAACTGACCAGTTCGAACAGAAAagataagagcaactctagcagagtcaccATAAGTAGAGTCATCATATTGCATATGGAGCACACTCCATAATGTTTTGGAGGTCGGCGAGCCTTTGCACAAACAGATAATCGCCATAAACATAGCCTTCAAAAAATTCTCTATGTGGAATCGGTTTGTCATTGGCTAACAAGACCTCTTTCTTCCCTATCTCATCAAACAACAATGGAAGAAGTTTCGAACTTGATTTCAACAAGGATTATTACTCGGATTTCAACAAAGATATCCAAATGATTTCAACAAGGATTTCTACTACAATTTGAACTAGGATTCTACTACGACTTCAACTAGTCCGGCCTCTTCCTTCGTTTGGAAGTGACATCGATGCTTCGGCTGCTTTCACTTCCGCGGTCAGGCGGTTGACGAACACTTGTGTGTCCTTGTGTAGCCCTCCATGAGCGCGGCATCCCTTCCAGCCGTGGCCGCCATCGTCATGCGGGCAAGGTAGCGGTGGGCAGCAGGGAGGCGCATGATTTTGGGTTCGATCTACTGCTACCATAACTTTTCTAGAGCAAATAAATATCATTTTTGGATAGTATTTTGATGCGCATCTTTTGTCTTGATACTACCCTCTTTCGATATGTGTATGATTCCAT
Proteins encoded in this window:
- the LOC123052124 gene encoding putative casein kinase II subunit beta-4, whose product is MSGAAYRDRGFGGAAEMDRKRIKEALEKHTERPSPSTSRGASREKELLAAGKITTQIGKVPKVSDVEEFETDSEDSDVSGSEGEDTSWISWFCSLRGNEFFCEIDDDYIQDDFNLCGLSSQVPYYDYALDLILDIESSNGDVFTEEQNELIESSAEMLYGLIHARYILTSKGLAAMLEKFKNYDFGRCPRVYCCGQPCLPAGQSDIPRSSTVKVFCPKCEDLHYPRSKYQGNIDGAYFGTTFPHLFLMTYPHLKPQKPSQQYVPRVFGFKLHKQS